The proteins below come from a single Miscanthus floridulus cultivar M001 chromosome 1, ASM1932011v1, whole genome shotgun sequence genomic window:
- the LOC136475015 gene encoding calcium-dependent protein kinase 11-like — protein sequence MGNTCVGPSATGRNGFLANVTLWRPRGDDPAAAPALPPPSSPASDKAPDPVTIPESEHSSHHSSRSTDLPPPAPASQPQAQDNPPAKKPAPKVKRVQSAGLLADSVLKRDVNTARLKDLYTIGKKLGQGQFGTTYLCVEKATGREFACKSIAKRKLLTEEDVDDVRREIQIMHHLAGHANVVSIIGAYEDAVAVQLVMELCAGGELFDRIIQRGHYSEKAAAQLARVIVGVVEACHSLGVMHRDLKPENFLFINQKEDSPLKTIDFGLSIFFKPGEMFTDVVGSPYYVAPEVLLKYYGREVDVWSAGVIIYILLSGVPPFWDESEQGIFEQVLKGDLDFSSEPWPSISESAKDLVRKMLIRDPKKRLTAHEALCHPWACVDGVAPDKPLDSAVLSRLKQFSAMNKLKKMALRVIAESLSEEEIAGLKEMFKMLDTDNSGHITMEELKTGLQRVGANLMDSEINALMEAADIDNSGTIDYGEFIAATLHINKVEKEDKLFAAFSYFDKDGSGYITQDELQKACEEFGIGDTRLEDIIGDIDQDNDGRIDYNEFVAMMQKGDNPLGRKGHQSNANFGLGDALKLR from the exons ATGGGCAACACCTGCGTCGGCCCTAGCGCCACCGGCCGCAACGGCTTCCTGGCCAACGTCACCCTGTGGCGGCCGCGCGGCGACGACCCCGCGGCAGCCCCAGCCCTACCGCCGCCCTCCTCCCCCGCCTCCGACAAGGCGCCCGATCCCGTAACCATCCCGGAATCCGAGCATTCCTCGCACCATTCATCCCGATCCACCGACTTGCCACCACCGGCCCCCGCCTCCCAGCCGCAGGCGCAGGACAACCCTCCGGCGAAGAAGCCCGCGCCCAAGGTCAAGCGTGTCCAGAGCGCGGGCCTCCTCGCGGACTCCGTGCTCAAGCGCGACGTTAACACGGCCCGGCTCAAGGACCTCTACACAATTGGCAAGAAGTTAGGGCAGGGTCAATTCGGCACCACCTACCTATGCGTCGAGAAGGCCACCGGCCGGGAGTTCGCCTGCAAGTCCATTGCCAAACGGAAGCTGCTCACGGAGGAGGATGTCGACGACGTGCGCCGCGAGATCCAGATCATGCACCACCTCGCGGGTCATGCAAACGTCGTCTCCATCATCGGCGCCTACGAGGACGCCGTCGCCGTGCAGCTTGTCATGGAGCTCTGCGCCGGTGGCGAACTTTTCGACAGGATCATCCAGAGGGGGCACTATTCCGAGAAGGCGGCCGCGCAGCTGGCCAGGGTGATAGTCGGCGTCGTCGAGGCGTGCCACTCGCTCGGCGTGATGCACAGGGATCTTAAGCCGGAGAATTTCTTGTTTATCAATCAAAAGGAGGACTCGCCCCTGAAGACCATCGATTTTGGCCTGTCCATCTTCTTCAAGCCAG GCGAGATGTTTACAGATGTCGTTGGAAGCCCATACTATGTTGCACCTGAGGTTCTGCTAAAATACTATGGCCGTGAGGTTGATGTCTGGAGTGCTGGTGTCATAATCTATATCCTGTTGAGTGGAGTCCCTCCATTCTGGGATG AAAGTGAACAAGGGATATTTGAACAAGTTTTGAAAGGTGACTTGGACTTTTCGTCAGAGCCCTGGCCTAGCATCTCAGAGAGTGCAAAGGATTTGGTCAGGAAAATGCTTATTCGTGAtccaaagaagagattgactgcCCATGAAGCCTTAT GTCACCCTTGGGCTTGTGTTGATGGAGTTGCTCCTGACAAGCCTCTTGATTCCGCTGTTCTAAGCCGGCTGAAACAATTTTCTGCAATGAATAAACTAAAGAAAATGGCCCTTAGG GTTATTGCTGAGAGTTTATCTGAGGAAGAAATTGCAGGATTAAAAGAAATGTTCAAAATGCTTGACACTGACAACAGTGGTCATATCACAATGGAGGAACTAAAAACTGGCTTGCAGAGAGTTGGTGCTAATTTAATGGACTCAGAAATCAATGCTCTAATGGAAGCA GCGGATATCGACAATAGTGGCACAATTGATTATGGGGAATTCATTGCTGCAACTTTGCATATAAACAAGGTTGAAAAGGAGGATAAGCTCTTTGCTGCTTTCTCATACTTTGACaaagatggcagtggttacataACTCAAGATGAGCTCCaaaaggcatgtgaggagtttggtATAGGGGATACCCGACTTGAGGATATTATTGGGGACATCGATCAGGACAAT GATGGCCGGATCGACTACAATGAGTTTGTTGCAATGATGCAGAAGGGAGATAATCCTCTGGGAAGAAAGGGACATCAAAGTAATGCTAATTTTGGTCTTGGAGACGCACTTAAGCTTCGGTAA
- the LOC136477807 gene encoding E3 ubiquitin-protein ligase RHF2A-like — protein sequence MDEKAKMESKLSSAAAFVEGGVQDACDDACSICLDAFCDSNPSTMTNCRHDYHLQCILEWCQRSSQCPMCWQPISMKDAMSQELLEAVEQERNIRANRSHNTAVFHHPMLGDFEIPVGADDAELEERIFQHLAAAAAVRRSHRHHRRDSHQGRSGASSHPQFLVLSADEHTTSGQEGDYEQAPAVVSGRPLRTLVEQERTRGLVDASSPSLRFSTPADGTGRSNNRISGIQSTPVDQDGAGQSDLQSISDNLRSRLQSASMRYKDSITKSASGWRERWFSRSNSLSDLGSEVRREVNAGIAVVSRMMERHDTRDGTGPSATSASGSGSQ from the exons ATGGACGAGAAGGCGAAGATGGAGAGCAAgctgtcctcggcggcggcgttcgTGGAGGGGGGCGTGCAGGACGCCTGCGACGACGCCTGCAGCATCTGCCTCGACGCCTTCTGCGACAGCAACCCCTCCACG ATGACCAATTGCAGGCATGACTACCATCTCCAGTGCATTCTTGAATG GTGCCAGAGAAGCTCCCAATGCCCCATGTGTTGGCAGCCTATCAGCATGAAAGATGCTATGAG CCAAGAGCTATTAGAGGCTGTTGAACAAGAGAGGAACATCCGAGCTAATCGTTCACATAATACTGCTGTTTTCCACCATCCAATGCTGGGTGATTTTGAG ATTCCTGTAGGTGCAGATGATGCAGAACTTGAAGAACGCATTTTTCAGCACTTGGCTGCTGCAGCTGCAGTGCGTAGGTCACACCGTCATCATAGAAGAGATAGTCACCAGGGAAGATCAGGAGCAAGTAGCCACCCACAATTCCTGGTGCTTTCAGCAGACGAGCACACAACCTCAGGTCAAGAAGGGGATTATGAACAAGCCCCTGCTGTAGTTTCTGGTCGCCCTTTACGTACTCTTGTTGAACAAGAACGCACTCGAGGGTTAGTGGATGCATCCAGTCCATCTCTCCGCTTTTCTACTCCTGCTGATGGTACTGGTAGATCAAACAATAG GATTTCTGGGATTCAGTCTACACCTGTGGATCAAGATGGAGCAGGACAGTCCGATTTACAATCAATCTCTGACAATTTGAGATCTCGTCTGCAGTCAGCTTCAATGAG GTACAAGGATTCCATAACCAAGAGTGCAAGTGGATGGAGGGAGAGGTGGTTTTCTCGGAGTAACTCTTTATCAGATCTTGGTTCTGAGGTAAGGAGGGAGGTCAACGCGGGGATTGCTGTGGTGTCTCGCATGATGGAACGGCATGATACAAGAGACGGCACGGGGCCTTCTGCCACCTCCGCGTCAGGATCTGGTTCTCAGTGA
- the LOC136475105 gene encoding fasciclin-like arabinogalactan protein 16, with protein sequence MGAPVHGALVFFLLLLAGAEAAAEETAPQEPTLPAAGSGSGAAGAAAAAVGVNSNSVLVALLDSHYTELAELVEKALLLQTLEDAVGKHNVTIFAPRNEALERDLDPEFKRFLLEPRNLKSLQALLLYHVLPSRLPSDAWPAASHPTLSGEEVELAAAGTGMRVGHAAVTRPDAVLRPDGVIHGIERLLVPRSVQEDFNRRRSLAAISAVLPTGAPEVDPRTHRLKKPASPVPPGAPPVLPIWDAMAPGPSIAPAPAPGPGSGKHHFDGHSQVKDFIQTLLLYGGYNELADILVNLTSLATEMGRLVSEGYVLTVLAPNDEAMARLTTDQLSEPGSPENILYYHMIPEYQTEESMYNAVRRFGKVRYDTLRLPHKVVAREADGSVKFGQGEGSAYLFDPDIYTDGRISVQGIDAVLFAPDDTKATQTADPNRKPPAIVTNKKKIKLRRGKLLEATCQMAGLFGQRSRFASCQ encoded by the exons ATGGGCGCGCCGGTGCACGGCGCCCTTGTCTTTTTCCTCCTGCTCCTGGCGGGGGCGGAGGCGGCCGCCGAGGAGACGGCGCCGCAGGAACCCACATTGCCCGccgccggctccggctccggcgctgccggcgcggcggcggcggctgtcggGGTCAACTCCAACTCCGTGCTGGTGGCGCTGCTGGACTCGCACTACACGGAGCTGGCGGAGCTGGTGGAGAAGGCGCTGCTCCTGCAGACGCTGGAGGACGCCGTCGGGAAGCACAACGTCACCATCTTCGCGCCGCGGAACGAGGCGCTGGAGCGGGACCTCGACCCGGAGTTCAAGCGCTTCCTGCTGGAGCCGCGCAACCTCAAGTCGCTCCAGGCGCTGCTGCTCTACCACGTCCTCCCCTCGCGCCTGCCTTCCGACGCCTGGCCCGCGGCCTCACACCCCACGCTCTCCGGCGAGGAGGTCGAGCTCGCCGCGGCAGGGACCGGCATGCGCGTCGGCCACGCCGCCGTCACGCGCCCGGACGCCGTGCTCAGGCCCGACGGGGTCATCCACGGCATCGAGCGCCTCCTCGTCCCGCGCTCCGTCCAGGAGGACTTCAaccgccgccgcagcctcgccgcGATCTCGGCCGTGCTGCCCACGGGCGCGCCCGAGGTGGACCCCAGGACGCACCGCCTCAAGAAGCCCGCGTCGCCGGTTCCCCCCGGTGCGCCCCCCGTGCTCCCGATCTGGGACGCCATGGCGCCCGGGCCCTCcatcgcgcccgcgcccgcgccggggcCGGGCTCCGGGAAGCACCACTTCGACGGGCACAGCCAGGTCAAGGACTTCATCCAGACGCTGCTCCTCTACGGCGGCTACAACGAGCTCGCCGACATCCTCGTCAACCTCACCTCCCTCGCCACCGAGATGGGCCGCCTCGTCTCCGAGGGCTACGTCCTCACCGTGCTCGCCCCCAACGACGAGGCCATGGCGCGCCTCACCACGGACCAGCTCAGCGAGCCGGGGTCGCCGGAGAACATCCTCTACTACCACATGATCCCGGAGTACCAGACCGAGGAGTCCATGTACAACGCCGTGCGCCGCTTCGGCAAGGTGCGCTACGACACGCTGCGGCTGCCGCACAAGGTGGTGGCGCGGGAGGCCGACGGCTCCGTCAAGTTCGGCCAGGGCGAGGGCTCCGCCTACCTCTTCGACCCGGACATCTACACCGACGGTAGGATCTCCGTGCAGGGCATTGACGCCGTGCTGTTCGCGCCGGATGACACCAAGGCCACACAGACCGCCGACCCGAACAGGAAGCCTCCTGCCATCGTCACCAACAAGAAGAAGATCAAGCTCCGGCGAG GCAAATTGTTAGAAGCAACGTGCCAAATGGCTGGGCTCTTCGGTCAGCGATCGCGATTCGCAAGCTGCCAGTAG
- the LOC136454159 gene encoding uncharacterized protein: protein MYPSPYAGSGAGGKIRRRPPPRAASTPYERPPAAAAAHRLAAAAAAAAVASASSEPAGERGGGSGGWVSRLVDPASRLIAGGAARLFGSVFRKRLAPPPAPSPPLSSPPGKNNEPKQDLPDSTHVTRTFENSMQDSLPIPEGGMEKGKSIVGTSDDKALSEVEHLLMRKTFTKVEFDRLTDLLRARTIESDPPKSIVSREEKNEESIRIDGIGGSALRHMDLDDSPAVKGNHGASSPTELAIQYMSSRYSREPQSNSLRSRLFLENKGEASNIANDRRSGPPIVQAPLEFRKENPSLPVNGYGTSGLRGRSAIYRMSRSPYFKGKNYSNDLNTSSLPQRAQSLHVGGRQVLKRSGAELENELGSLGPIRRIRQKSNMMSFRDSRANPQGSLLTSHTSGSYFTEDSTSIQSSSSKRLLVGSSQSLRPLESEKNGGDGKSSDSIPPIPAQSNKMAEKIFEQLNIIAPSPKQQQSVTPNASNSMSKKPVLQDAGPSSMYKLYNQSSSLKFQDLDGANGPLDTNLNGSLLKKDKLNIIKDVPPRAAFSDRPTLLGNSVSASKSLTPGFKMAVIEELDDDLEVPIPSSKIEVETTEQKIDSNRKEQKVEQNILEQRVEPKLKKNIAGSPVSEQPVASLSKTVPSSGGLLLSNDPGKAVPNASVDNNTGFAFSNAPPGTRPATGVSAMPLASVKDDKQTGASNSIFGIKQSIASDSETSTVENKSTLGQSVTKLTTLASTSPERGDKTEKAEDVAKSSDKVLPSAASTTLNAPLHFTSVASTSSLSNGFSYSPPKLETAPPTDKPAISSAASTSIFAVSSSSPAISSSPAFTAFSFSSSAPVGSSVATSAKSDGTTAENKAASTISFGIGGAKDEVKSVAPDATSKPSSKLFTSPVSSSIASFSSSPITSTPSLSPVAASSDAAGIAMAAPSSTSTAPGLQSASTPSFTFPSSGNSLFGFSSPAQSTGLSTPSVAGSTSQPSAASTLFGSKPTQSEGTMQQPSQSSKPQSGSPFPAMTPGVGASSSGSGTLSFGLGASSTGSGTISFGVGASSSAPGTSSAFGAAAHSSGPGVFSFGAGASSSGSETVPFGVGAASSGPGAVSFGSGATSSGLGAMSFGAGASSSGPGIVSSGAGASSSGPGTVSFGAGVSSGPGTVSFGATTSTSGAGFGNSPFGTGAMFANPFSSSSSTGFTFSSPSSSAGASMVASTSVFASTSTASSASAFSNPFGSSSSPPSTFTFGQSASSGSGFAFGAQPAPTFSSQPSSVFSFTSANTSMNSSPQPTFGMTNTNTAFGVASPGNDQMNEDSMADDISQAAPAPAPIFGSSSFGQQNISPAAPVFGAPAVQPAGVFQFGGQQGSAQQNPSFPAAGSLEFQGGNFSLGSGGGGGDKSNRRVIKVKRTTKKRISLQQDDNTIYISWLACKPILKLKLGCYWPPAAAGSLGEPEIRTAIGPRTATRFGLCTAERRDPVGRPPTRKALSLVLVSFQPRFPSAIMEVEEPGFRRLVFSPPAAMGNTCVGPSITKNGFFQSVSTVLWKTPQDGDALPAAANGPGGASPGRSQSTPLPALPKPASDVHVAVQSKAPEPVKIAASHSEPASKAAAAATQDAKPANANANASPSPNSSAEAPPRPRPKVPQVKRVSSAGLLVGSVLKRKTENLKDKYSLGRRLGQGQFGTTYLCVERATGKEFACKSIIKRKLVTDDDVEDVRREIQIMYHLAGYPNVISIRGAYEDAVAVHLVMELCAGGELFDRIVQKGHYTERKAAELARVIVGVVEVCHSMGVMHRDLKPENFLFADQKEEAALKTIDFGLSIFFRPGQIFTDVVGSPYYVAPEVLKKKYGSEADVWSAGVIIYILLCGVPPFWAENEQGIFEEVLHGRLDFESEPWPSISEGAKDLVRRMLIRDPKKRLTAHEVLRHPWVQVGGLAPDKPLDSAVLSRMKQFSAMNKLKKMALRVIAENLSEDEIAGLKEMFKMIDADNSGQITFEELKVGLKKVGANLQESEIYALMLAADVDNNGTIDYGEFIAATLHLNKVEREDHLFAAFQYFDKDGSGYITADELQVACEEFGLVDVKLEDMIGEVDQDNDGRIDYNEFVAMMQKPTVGLPKKAGLQNSFSVGYREALRMA from the exons ATGTACCCGAGCCCGTACGCCGGCTCCGGCGCCGGAGGGAAGATccggcgccgcccgccgccccgcGCCGCCTCCACGCCCTACGAACGCCcccccgcagccgccgccgcgcacCGCCTTGCGGCTGCGGCCGCTGCTGCAGCAGTGGCTTCCGCATCCTCGGAGCCGGCCGGGGAGCGCGGCGGTGGGAGCGGTGGCTGGGTGTCCCGGCTGGTGGACCCGGCCTCCCGCCTCATCGCGGGCGGCGCCGCGCGCCTCTTCGGCTCGGTGTTCCGCAAGCGCCTCGCCCCGCCGCCGGCCCCGTCTCCGCCGCTGTCGTCGCCTCCTG GAAAAAATAATGAGCCAAAACAGGACTTGCCTGATTCAACACATGTT ACCAGAACATTTGAAAACTCTATGCAGGATTCGCTTCCAATCCCAGAAGGTGGAATGGAGAAAGGGAAGAGCATAGTTGGCACATCAGATGACAAAGCATTGTCTGAAGTAGAGCACTTGTTAATGCGGAAGACATTCACTAA GGTTGAGTTTGATCGTCTTACAGACTTATTGCGTGCAAGAACCATTGAGTCTGATCCACCTAAATCAATTGTTTCTCGTGAGGAAAAGAATGAAGAAAGTATCAGGATTGATGGAATCGGAGGCTCAGCATTACGTCATATGGATCTTGATGATTCTCCGGCTGTTAAA GGTAATCATGGTGCTAGTTCTCCTACAGAACTCGCGATACAATATATGAGCTCTCGTTATTCGAGGGAACCCCAATCAAATAGTCTGCGGAGCCGATTGTTTCTTGAGAATAAAGGTGAAGCAAGCAACATTGCCAATGATAGGAGGTCCGGACCACCAATTGTTCAGGCACCACTTGAATTTCGGAAGGAAAACCCTAGTCTCCCTGTAAATGGCTATGGGACTTCGGGATTACGTGGGCGGTCAGCAATATATAGAATGTCTCGCTCTCCATATTTTAAG GGTAAGAACTATTCCAACGATTTGAACACGTCTTCATTGCCCCAACGAGCACAAAGTTTGCATGTTGGTGGCAGGCAG GTCTTGAAACGAAGTGGGGCTGAATTAGAGAATGAACTTGGATCTTTAGGCCCCATTCGTAGAATTCGGCAGAAGTCAAATATGATGTCTTTTAGAGATTCTCGTGCAAACCCTCAAGGAAGCCTTCTTACTAGCCATACAAGTGGTTCTTATTTCACTGAAGACAGCACATCCATTCAGTCTTCGAGCTCAAAAAGACTATTGGTTGGGAGTAGTCAATCTCTGCGACCCCTAGAATCCGAAAAGAATGGGGGAGATGGTAAATCTAGTGATAGCATTCCACCCATACCTGCTCAATCAAACAAGATGGCTGAGAAGATATTTGAGCAGCTTAATATAATAGCTCCATCGCCAAAACAGCAGCAGTCTGTTACTCCGAATGCTAGTAATTCTATGTCAAAGAAACCTGTTTTGCAAGATGCTGGGCCAAGCAGTATGTATAAGTTGTATAACCAATCTAGCTCCCTGAAGTTTCAAGATTTGGATGGTGCAAATGGACCCCTTGATACAAACTTGAATGGTTCCCTGTTGAAGAAAGACAAGCTAAATATAATAAAAGACGTACCGCCAAGAGCTGCCTTTTCTGATAGACCTACCCTTTTGGGGAACTCAGTTTCTGCTTCTAAATCACTGACGCCAGGCTTTAAAATGGCTGTGATAGAG GAGTTGGATGATGATCTCGAGGTCCCTATTCCATCAAGTAAGATAGAGGTTGAAACAACTGAGCAAAAAATTGATTCAAATAGAAAAGAACAGAAGGTTGAACAAAATATATTAGAGCAAAGGGTCGAACCAAAGCTAAAGAAGAACATTGCTGGTTCTCCGGTTAGTGAACAGCCTGTAGCATCACTGTCTAAAACTGTCCCTTCATCTGGTGGTTTGCTTTTATCTAATGACCCTGGGAAGGCAGTACCCAATGCTTCTGTGGACAACAATACCGGTTTTGCATTCTCAAATGCACCTCCTGGCACCCGTCCTGCAACTGGTGTATCAGCAATGCCACTTGCTTCAGTTAAGGACGATAAACAGACTGGTGCTTCAAATTCTATTTTTGGCATCAAGCAGTCAATTGCATCAGATTCGGAAACATCAACTGTAGAAAACAAATCCACACTTGGGCAGAG TGTCACGAAGCTCACAACATTAGCCAGCACTAGTCCAGAGAGAGGTGATAAAACAGAAAAAGCAGAAGATGTAGCTAAATCATCGGacaaggtgttgccctcagctgCATCAACAACATTGAACGCACCTCTCCATTTTACTTCTGTGGCATCTACTTCGAGCCTGAGCAATGGCTTCTCATACTCGCCACCAAAGCTCGAAACTGCTCCACCTACTGATAAACCTGCTATCAGCTCTGCTGCTTCCACCTCCATATTTGCTGTATCCAGTAGCAGTCCAGCTATTTCATCGTCTCCTGCATTTACAGCATTTAGTTTTTCTTCCAGCGCTCCGGTTGGCTCGTCAGTGGCAACATCAGCTAAATCAGATGGCACAACTGCTGAGAATAAGGCAGCTAGCACCATATCATTTGGTATAGGGGGTGCAAAAGATGAAGTGAAATCTGTGGCACCAGATGCAACCAGCAAGCCATCATCGAAACTTTTTACTTCACCTGTGTCATCAAGTATTGCAAGCTTTTCAAGTTCTCCCATCACATCTACGCCTAGTCTCTCCCCGGTTGCAGCTTCAAGTGATGCTGCTGGCATAGCTATGGCTGCACCATCTAGTACTTCCACTGCACCAGGTTTACAGTCTGCTTCAACCCCATCATTTACATTTCCGAGCTCTGGAAACAGCCTTTTTGGGTTCAGCTCGCCAGCCCAATCTACTGGCCTCAGCACACCATCAGTTGCTGGTAGTACCTCTCAACCATCAGCTGCTAGCACACTCTTTGGTAGTAAGCCGACACAGTCAGAGGGAACAATGCAACAACCATCCCAGAGTTCAAAACCACAATCTGGCTCACCATTCCCAGCCATGACTCCTGGAGTTGGTGCTTCCTCGTCCGGATCTGGGACCTTATCTTTTGGACTTGGAGCTTCCTCGACTGGTTCAGGGACCATATCTTTTGGTGTTGGAGCTTCATCTTCCGCACCTGGAACTTCATCAGCTTTTGGGGCAGCAGCTCACTCATCTGGACCTGGGGTTTTCTCTTTTGGGGCAGGAGCTTCCTCATCAGGATCTGAGACTGTTCCCTTCGGAGTTGGAGCTGCCTCATCTGGACCTGGAGCCGTGTCTTTTGGATCAGGAGCTACCTCGTCTGGACTCGGGGCCATGTCATTTGGAGCAGGAGCCTCCTCATCTGGACCTGGGATCGTGTCCTCTGGAGCAGGAGCCTCCTCATCTGGACCTGGGACCGTGTCTTTTGGAGCAGGAGTCTCATCTGGACCTGGGACTGTCTCTTTTGGAGCAACAACTTCCACATCAGGGGCTGGATTTGGCAATTCACCATTTGGAACTGGAGCTATGTTTGCGAACCCATTTAGCTCTAGCTCAAGTACTGGGTTCACATTTTCTTCACCTAGCTCTTCTGCTGGTGCATCAATGGTAGCCAGTACGAGTGTGTTTGCCAGCACCTCCACAGCTTCTTCAGCCTCAGCTTTTAGCAACCCTTTTGGCTCAAGTTCATCCCCACCCAGCACATTTACATTTGGGCAATCAGCTTCTTCAGGCAGCGGTTTTGCATTTGGAGCGCAGCCAGCACCAACGTTCTCATCTCAACCGTCATCAGTTTTCTCATTTACTTCAGCAAACACTAGCATGAACTCGTCTCCACAGCCTACATTTGGAATGACTAATACCAACACAGCCTTCGGCGTGGCTTCCCCCGGAAATGATCAGATGAACGAAGACAGCATGGCAGATGACATTAGTCAGGCGGCACCTGCGCCGGCGCCAATATTTGGTTCTTCATCATTTGGACAGCAGAATATCTCGCCTGCTGCCCCGGTATTTGGTGCTCCGGCAGTCCAGCCAGCTGGGGTTTTTCAGTTTGGGGGCCAACAAGGCTCAGCACAGCAGAACCCGTCCTTCCCAGCCGCTGGCAGTCTAGAGTTTCAGGGTGGGAATTTTTCGTTGGGCAGCGGGGGTGGTGGCGGTGACAAGTCGAACCGAAGGGTGATCAAGGTCAAAAGGACAACAAAGAAGAGA ATTTCCCTGCAGCAGGACGATAACACCATATATATCTCATGGCTGGCTTGTAAACCCATCCTCAAG CTGAAACTGGGATGTTACTGGCCACCTGCCGCGGCTGGTAGTCTGGGAGAGCCGGAGATCCGGACGGCCATTGGCCCCCGGACGGCGACGCGCTTTGGACTTTGCACAGCGGAGCGGCGCGACCCGGTCGGTCGGCCACCCACGCGCAAGGCGCTCTCGCTGGTGCTCGTTTCATTTCAACCCCGCTTTCCCTCCGCGATCATGGAAGTGGAAGAACCGGG ATTCCGGCGACTCGTGTTCTCCCCGCCCGCCGCGATGGGGAACACGTGCGTCGGCCCCAGCATCACCAAGAACGGCTTCTTCCAGTCCGTCTCCACGGTGCTGTGGAAGACGCCGCAGGACGGCGACGCGCTGCCCGCCGCCGCCAATGGCCCCGGCGGCGCCAGCCCGGGCCGGTCGCAGTCGACGCCGCTTCCGGCGCTGCCGAAGCCGGCGTCCGACGTGCACGTCGCCGTGCAGAGCAAGGCCCCTGAGCCCGTCAAGATCGCCGCCTCCCACTCGGAGCCGGCGTCCaaggctgccgccgccgccacgcaggACGCCAAGCCTGCCAACGCCAACGCCAACGCCAGCCCCAGCCCCAACTCGTCGGCCGAGGCGCCGCCCAGGCCGCGTCCCAAGGTGCCGCAGGTGAAGCGCGTGTCCAGCGCCGGGCTGCTCGTCGGCTCGGTGCTCAAGCGCAAGACGGAGAACCTCAAGGACAAGTACAGCCTGGGGCGGCGGCTCGGGCAGGGCCAGTTCGGCACCACGTACCTGTGCGTGGAGCGGGCCACCGGCAAGGAGTTCGCGTGCAAGTCCATCATCAAGCGCAAGCTCGTCACCGACGACGACGTCGAGGACGTCCGCCGGGAGATCCAGATAATGTACCACCTGGCGGGCTACCccaacgtcatctccatccgcgGCGCCTACGAGGACGCCGTCGCCGTGCACCTCGTCATGGAGCTCTGCGCCGGGGGCGAGCTCTTCGACAGGATCGTGCAGAAGGGCCACTACACCGAGAGGAAGGCCGCCGAGCTCGCCAGGGTCATCGTCGGCGTCGTCGAGGTGTGCCACTCCATGGGCGTCATGCATCGGGATCTCAAGCCGGAGAACTTCCTCTTCGCTGACCAGAAGGAGGAGGCCGCTCTCAAGACCATTGACTTTGGTCTCTCCATTTTCTTTCGCCCTG GTCAAATATTCACCGACGTCGTTGGTAGCCCTTACTACGTCGCACCAGAGGTCCTAAAGAAGAAATATGGTTCAGAGGCAGACGTTTGGAGTGCTGGCGTAATCATTTACATCTTGCTCTGTGGAGTGCCACCATTTTGGGCAG AGAACGAGCAGGGCATATTTGAGGAGGTTTTGCACGGGAGGCTTGACTTCGAGTCGGAGCCGTGGCCCAGCATCTCCGAAGGCGCCAAAGATCTTGTGAGGAGAATGCTTATTAGGGACCCAAAGAAGAGATTAACCGCTCATGAAGTTCTAC GGCATCCGTGGGTTCAGGTTGGTGGTTTGGCTCCTGATAAGCCGCTGGATTCCGCTGTTCTTTCTCGTATGAAGCAGTTCTCGGCAATGaataagctgaaaaagatggCTCTTAGG GTGATCGCCGAGAACCTATCCGAGGACGAGATCGCCGGGCTGAAAGAGATGTTCAAGATGATCGACGCGGACAACAGTGGGCAGATCACGTTCGAGGAGCTGAAGGTGGGCCTGAAGAAGGTTGGCGCCAACCTCCAGGAATCGGAGATCTACGCGCTGATGCTAGCC GCGGACGTGGACAACAACGGCACGATCGACTACGGCGAGTTCATCGCGGCGACGCTGCACCTGAACAAGGTGGAGCGGGAGGACCACCTGTTCGCGGCGTTCCAGTACTTCGACAAGGACGGCAGCGGGTACATCACCGCCGACGAGCTGCAGGTGGCGTGCGAGGAGTTCGGCCTGGTCGACGTCAAGCTGGAGGACATGATCGGAGAAGTCGACCAGGACAAC gACGGGCGCATCGACTACAACGAGTTCGTTGCGATGATGCAGAAGCCGACGGTGGGTCTCCCCAAGAAGGCCGGCCTGCAGAACAGCTTCAGCGTCGGCTACAGGGAGGCACTCAGGATGGCCTGA